Below is a genomic region from Rosa chinensis cultivar Old Blush chromosome 5, RchiOBHm-V2, whole genome shotgun sequence.
aaaaaaattcagaaggGAGGCCTATGAAATAATATTAACAACTTCATATGTTAATTGCAGAAAGGATCAAGGATGGAAGCAATGGAGATGTGGCTAATGATCAATATCACCACTATAAGGTTTTATTTGGCAATTGATTATGATATTTGGAGCGTTATTAAGAGAAGAACAACAAAAAATGGAAATTAATTTGCCTCATATGTTTTGTGTTATATAAATTGTAGGAAGATGTGGAGATTATGAAGAATATGAATTTGGATGCTTATAGGTTCTCTATCTCATGGTCTAGATTATTACCAAGTAAGTTTCATCAATCGCCCTCCCAAATCAAAAATCTGTAAACGACAATTCTTTAAGTAGCTTGTGTTTAAAGTACCTGGCCCCTGTTTCCATGATGAGACCAGTCACTACACTAATTAacttgggccctaacttcattttcttttaatcacTCTGATCGAATAGATGGAAAGCTAAGTGGGGGAGTGAACAAGGAAGGAGTCAAGTACTACAACAATCTCATCAATGAACTCCTACGCAATGGTTATACAACTAAATCTTAATACCTCTCATCCAACTTAGCTACAtctgttcagtcatcaataactTCTCTCTATTACTCATTATAATGTAGGTCTAAAGCCATTTGTGACCCTCTTTCATTTTGATCTTCCCCAATCTTTAGAAGACGAATATGGCGGTTTCTTAAGCCCTAACGTTGTGTAAGTGAAAAAATTCTATTCTCTATATATGTTGACCGCTTAGTTATATGTCATTTACTACCATGACCTATATGATTTGAAAGACTATTAGACACATGACATATATGCTGCAACCGCTTGTATATGCAGCAAGCATTTTCGGGACTATGCGGAGCTGTGTTACAAGGAATTTGGTGATCGGGTAAAGCACTGGATGACGTTGAATCAGCCATGGGCATACAGTAATGGTGGTTATGCAACCGGGTCAAAGGCACCAGGACGGTGTTCTGCGTGGCAGCAGCTAAACTGCTCCGGCGGGGATTCGGGTACTGAACCATATTTGGTGGGACACCACCTACTCCTTTCTCATGCAGCTGCTGTAAACTTGTACAAGCAGAAATATCAGGTCAATAGCTCGATcttgtttaattttatttattaattttagtGTGGTTCCAGTTCACCAAATGACTAAATATTGAAAATCTGCAGGCATCTCAAAAAGGACTTATAGGGGTGACCCATGTGTCTCACTGGTTCATTCCAATTTCAGGGGCAAAGCACAACAAAAATGCTGCCTTACGATCTTTGGATTTTATGCTTGGATGGTGAGTATTAACAAaatatacaattatatatacATTAATTAAATTCTCTGTTATAATCTTCAATTCACTGGGCCGTTTATTGCTGTCTAACAAGTAAACAATTACTTTCAGTATACGAGAATATATAAGGTTGTCGGCAAGCAAATCAAGTTTGATATGCATGTACTTTTGAAGTTCACATATATATACTTTGAATTCCTGTGTTGTAGGTTCATGGAACCTTTGACAAGCGGAGACTATCCACACAGCATGCGATCTCTCGTCGGAAACCGATTACCCAAATTCACAAAAGAACAATCCAAGTTACTAATCGGATcatttgattttattggacTAAATTATTATACTACTTACTATGCAACATATACACCTCAGAACAATTCTTTAAATGCAAGCTACTTGACAGACGTTCGTGCTACTCAATCATGTCAGTTATTACAAATCAATTTCAGAGCTAGCAATTACaagtttttaatttctttagTTACAGTCAATTTTTGATGAAGATATTCATGTTAATTTGTTGTTGCAGTTGCGCTAAATGGCGTCCCTATTGGTCCACAGGTATTTGAGCATAAAGTtaacttttttccttttacttGTTCTGAAATAACATATATAGATCAGTAACTCATAAAATCTCTATGATTATATTCAGGCTGCTTCATCATGGCTATATGTTTATCCAAAAGGAATTAGAGACCTTTTACTCTACACAAAGACAAAGTATAATAATCCACTTATTTACATTACTGAGAATGGTAAGTATTGATTTTTTAGCCATAATATTTTCAGCAAACATATTAAGTAGTCTCTATTAAGTATCAGGTTCAATAAAAATACTTGATCTGTGATGCAGGCATTGATGAGTTCAATGATCCCAAATT
It encodes:
- the LOC112164737 gene encoding beta-glucosidase 12 is translated as MAMQGSLFLGVVLLLVTGFRLTSSEASTASTPIYDTGFLNRTSFPAGFIFGTGSASYQYEGAAKEGGRGPSIWDTYTHEHPERIKDGSNGDVANDQYHHYKEDVEIMKNMNLDAYRFSISWSRLLPNGKLSGGVNKEGVKYYNNLINELLRNGLKPFVTLFHFDLPQSLEDEYGGFLSPNVVKHFRDYAELCYKEFGDRVKHWMTLNQPWAYSNGGYATGSKAPGRCSAWQQLNCSGGDSGTEPYLVGHHLLLSHAAAVNLYKQKYQASQKGLIGVTHVSHWFIPISGAKHNKNAALRSLDFMLGWFMEPLTSGDYPHSMRSLVGNRLPKFTKEQSKLLIGSFDFIGLNYYTTYYATYTPQNNSLNASYLTDVRATQSFALNGVPIGPQAASSWLYVYPKGIRDLLLYTKTKYNNPLIYITENGIDEFNDPKLSLEEALHDTHRVDYYFRHLYYLQKAIKEGVKLKGYFAWSLLDNFEWGSGYTVRFGINYVDYKNGNKRHPKVSAHWFKNFLKKY